In one Fundulus heteroclitus isolate FHET01 chromosome 3, MU-UCD_Fhet_4.1, whole genome shotgun sequence genomic region, the following are encoded:
- the LOC118558123 gene encoding uncharacterized protein LOC118558123: MGCITNDQGAATPFIGKCPTIELSMGGVRMTALLDTGSQVTLVQQQVMDSYFPQMKSDKSLVFTLKAANGLTIPYSGYAIMDFEVEGLKIPEKGVVIVKDDCSTHPLIVGMNVIGACWDTVFKGGTSALSPQKWKSHQAWEEAFAVCQRISATRMEGDSLGCVRPACRQGIQVPPNCEIMIWGRASQKMRSRNGPVLVEAIRGSGQWGAARTLSVVDRGRLPVRVCNPHPYPLQIGPYEKLGRLYQVEETEIQGAGDLSLTMGLDGVVEVGVTKAVEMEESNSCEEVNKLLTSVVLPPEQKVELQAFLQRWKKVFSVDEEDVGRTDLVQHSIHTGNVAPIKQRYRPLPPLMYKEMKTLLADMLNKRVIRESKSPWAAPIVLD; encoded by the exons ATGGGGTGTATAACTAACGACCAAGGGGCCGCAACACCATTCATTGGTAAATGTCCTACCATAGAGTTATCTATGGGTGGAGTGAGAATGACAGCTTTGCTGGATACTGGTTCTCAAGTGACATTGGTCCAGCAACAAGTAATGGACTCTTATTTCCCTCAAATGAAAAGTGATAAGTCTTTGGTGTTTACATTAAAAGCTGCTAATGGCCTCACCATCCCATATTCTGGGTATGCTATTATGGACTTTGAGGTGGAAGGACTTAAAATACCTGAAAAAGGTGTTGTGATTGTAAAGGACGACTGTTCTACCCACCCACTTATTGTGGGCATGAATGTTATTGGGGCTTGTTGGGACACTGTTTTTAAAGGTGGAACGTCAGCTCTCTCCCCTCAGAAGTGGAAGTCTCATCAGGCCTGGGAAGAGGCATTTGCTGTCTGCCAGAGGATTTCTGCCACTAGGATGGAGGGGGATTCCCTAGGTTGCGTCCGGCCTGCCTGCCGCCAGGGAATACAGGTACCACCTAACTGTGAAATAATGATTTGGGGCCGTGCTTCACAGAAGATGAGGTCCAGGAATGGGCCGGTGTTGGTGGAGGCAATACGTGGATCAGGACAATGGGGGGCAGCAAGAACTTTGTCGGTGGTTGATCGGGGTCGCCTTCCCGTCAGGGTCTGCAACCCTCACCCATATCCATTACAAATAGGGCCCTATGAGAAGTTGGGCCGACTGTATCAAGTGGAGGAGACTGAAATCCAGGGTGCTGGTGACCTTAGTCTAACTATGGGATTGGATGGGGTGGTTGAAGTTGGTGTTACCAAAGCTGTAGAGATGGAAGAATCCAACAGCTGTGAAGAGGTGAACAAACTCCTAACTTCTGTGGTTTTACCCCCAGAACAGAAGGTGGAGCTTCAGGCCTTTCTGCAGAGGTGGAAAAAGGTGTTTTCAGTGGATGAAGAAGATGTTGGCAGAACAGACTTGGTCCAGCATAGCATACACACAGGAAATGTAGCACCTATCAAACAGAGGTACCGACCCTTGCCTCCTTTAATGTACAAAGAAATGAAGACATTGCTGGCAGATATGCTGAATAAAAGGGTTATCCGTGAGAGCAAGAGCCCATGGGCCGCACCTATCGTTCTG GATTGA